A stretch of Episyrphus balteatus chromosome 2, idEpiBalt1.1, whole genome shotgun sequence DNA encodes these proteins:
- the LOC129909654 gene encoding uncharacterized protein LOC129909654, giving the protein MSTNQPPSLLDNSTFLTSFAEQKLLENFLRGTKLMKVIEDKTEQFINKYTASKKPEDARAPIVLDLTLHYKDLKERSQTLLCFLTFEPIEFLDSAKYLIYSLIKTIVKDSSNTILKTLHCEQVHVRFRFMGLPLEEGLVYDITPNSYPGGLAVLVCVLCAYTEPEFYTIQSIWYCTTGCQTNLIKKEVTKAPNCYNCARPMSEYSALRCMGKYRLLKVFPIRSVSTPRVFNKIFRSQIVHLKGKIFKKKKTNTY; this is encoded by the exons atgtcaacAAACCAGCCGCCCTCACTACTGGATAATTc aacatttttaaccaGCTTTGCAGAACAAAAACTACTTGAAAATTTCTTACGAGGCACAAAATTAATGAAAGTAATCGAAGACAAAACAGAACAATTCATCAACAAGTACACCGCTTCCAAAAAACCCGAAGATGCTCGTGCTCCAATTGTTCTCGATTTAACTTTGCATTACAAAGATTTGAAAGAAAGATCACAAACTCTTTTATGTTTCTTGACTTTCGAACCAATAGAATTTTTAGATTcagctaaatatttaatttattcattgaTTAAAACGATTGTAAAAGATTCATCGAACACGATTTTAAAAACACTGCACTGCGAACAAGTTCATGTTCGTTTTCGTTTCATGGGATTGCCATTGGAAGAAGGATTAGTCTATGATATTACTCCGAATAGTTATCCAGGTGGTTTGGCGGTATTGGTTTGTGTTTTGTGTGCATATACAGAACCTGAGTTTTATAC GATTCAATCAATTTGGTACTGTACTACAGGCTGCCAAACTAACCTTATCAAAAAAGAAGTAACTAAAG cgCCAAATTGCTATAATTGTGCTCGCCCAATGAGCGAATATTCGGCACTGCGTTGTATGGGCAAATACCGTCTACTAAAAGTATTTCCCATTCGGAGTGTTTCAACTCCAAGAGTATTTAACAAAATCTTTCGTTCTCAAATTGTTCATTTAAAaggtaaaattttcaaaaaaaaaaaaacaaatacatactaA
- the LOC129909873 gene encoding uncharacterized protein LOC129909873: MESNETINSSLSKVKSIPDADLDNLLVFSQKSNDNADLTNFQHHQDMEIPLHTTDLFREDDNEKEKTPNNKTQKYPAEFNLSFSLGSSDPTLVINTQKIDRIELTGDSVKNKFEESIFVHPQMKDEPLDLSIPTLHFQTLTDSKLEANVIDDLDLEFTPDPDPISARKFPPSIRPNESFTTAEDDPYLIGPSTSRPQPPPSPIMASPSRRSPMQFLTLNYSQASLEDDRPTSNTRRDLHSSENAQQDVTLVPSSVQRLYETIKISYSDFSFVYSLAAQMCQDRVPMDCFVHLKIGLLLSIASLEDNPDRPPISIVAIGPEFGMANYLMEAIGDVAERFVGPHDGFKVAPATKNSKHTWIEADPIVMAKGGIYYVGDWGRLKPTRSFKLFKTIECGRVALERTTVTCPLEAAIWTHWRSYKYDTKDENTFSKFLEIFGIPLIIEEENHEVLVDLMLEQASEKAFESTIDELSICADDMREFLSIVSKRRVDLSHEASEILRKYFVTSRMDRPDCLTQKSFVTLKLFAESFAKLSLRHDVIMIDAIAAIYMTEIVIQNIFGPGVYPPPKYQAHTYIGAVDEHMVQFQEWVKNYISQFLD; this comes from the exons ATGGAATCTAATGAAACAATAAACTCGTCACTCTCTAAAGTGAAATCAATTCCTGACGCCGACCTTGATAATCTTctagtttttagtcaaaaatcAAATGATAATGCCGACCTCACAAATTTTCAACATCACCAAGATATGGAAATTCCACTCCATACTACAGATCTTTTTCGTGAAGATGacaacgaaaaagaaaaaactcccAACAACAAAACTCAAAAGTACCCTGCAGAATTTAATCTTTCATTCTCGCTTGGAAGTTCAGATCCAACATTGGTGATTAACACACAGAAAATAGATAGAATTGAACTAACTGGTGACtcggttaaaaataaatttgaagaatCTATTTTTGTTCATCCTCAAATGAAGGATGAACCACTGGATCTTTCTATCCCAACATTGCATTTTCAAACTTTGACAGATTCCAAATTAGAAGCTAACGTAATTGATGACTTGGATTTGGAATTCACTCCAGATCCAGATCCAATTTCGGCCAGAAAATTTCCTCCAAGTATCAGACCAAATGAGTCGTTTACGACTGCAGAGGATGATCCATATCTAATCGGTCCAAGTACCTCACGTCCGCAACCTCCTCCATCGCCTATAATGGCAAGTCCTTCACGTAGATCACCCATGCAATTCTTGACCCTCAACTATAGTCAAGCTTCTCTAGAAGATGATAGACCAACTTCAAACACTCGAAGGGATTTGCATTCATCTGAAAATGCACAACAGGATGTTACCCTAGTTCCCAGCTCAGTTCAACGTCTCTATGAGACAATTAAAATCTCTTACTCGGAtttttcatttgtatattcGTTGGCTGCACAAATGTGCCAAGATCGTGTGCCGATGGATTGCTTTGTGCATTTGAAAATTGGTCTATTGCTTAGTATTGCCTCATTGGAGGATAATCCAGATCGACCTCCCATATCAATTGTTGCCATTGGACCTGAATTTGGAATGGCCAATTATTTGATGGAGGCCATTGGTGATGTGGCTGAAAGATTTGTCGGTCCACATGATGGCTTCAAAGTGGCACCAGCAACCAAAAATAGTAAACACACTTGGATCGAAGCCGATCCAATTGTTATGGCAAAAGGTGGAATATACTATGTTGGAGACTGGGGACGGTTAAAACCTACGCGtagttttaaattgtttaaaacaatTGAATGTGGTCGAGTTGCACTTGAAAGGACAACTGTAACTTGTCCATTGGAAGCAGCTATATGGACTCATTGGCGATCATATAAATATGATACAAAAGATGAAAATACTTTTAGTAAGTTTCTTGA AATATTTGGTATTCCTCTTATAATCGAGGAAGAAAATCACGAAGTTCTGGTGGATTTAATGCTGGAGCAGGCCTCTGAAAAAGCATTTGAATCTACCATTGATGAACTCTCAATTTGTGCCGATGATATGCGTGAATTTCTATCGATTGTTAGCAAGAGACGGGTTGATTTATCACATGAAGCTTcagaaattttaagaaaatattttgtaactTCAAGAATGGATAGACCAG ATTGTTTgacacaaaaatcatttgttACGCTTAAACTATTTGCCGAATCATTTGCTAAGTTATCTTTGCGTCATGATGTGATAATGATTGATGCAATTGCTGCAATTTATATGACGGAAATTGTCATTCAGAATATATTTGGACCAGGAGTATATCCACCACCGAAATATCAAGCGCACACTTATATTGGGGCCGTTGACGAACATATGGTGCAGTTTCAGGAATGGGTTAAGAATTATATTTCACAGTTTCTGGATTAA